The sequence CTCCGAGCCCGCCCAGCGCGAGCCCGGGGCGCAGCCAACTCCGGCGCGCCGAGGTCTCCTCGACGAGGGAAGGCGAGGCCTCCGCGGCATTCGGGGTGGAGAGCGAGGTGTTCATGGGGCTTCACGCGTCCGGCAGGGGATGAAGGCCAACCACGTCGGGCACACCCGAAGGAATCATGGCCGGGACTCGGCCCGGGCCCCTCGGCTTCAGCGGCCGTCAATCGGGAGGGGACGACGCTTCAGGCGCGAAAGGGTGCTTCTGGGGGACGGGCCCACCTCCGGGAAGGGGCGGGCCCGCGAGGGACTTCAGGCGCCGAACTCGGCCGCCATCTCGTGCCGGTCGCGCTCTTCGATGAGGTATTGCGCGTACTTCACCAGGTCCGCCTCCGTGAGGATGCCCAGCAGGCCGCCGCTGGCATCCACCACCGGGAGACACCCGTACTTGTGTTGCAGCATCATCCGCACCGCGTCCTTCAGCGGCGTGTCCGCGCGAACCGTCTGCACGTCGCGCGTCATGATGTCCGCGGCCCACAGCGGCTGCGACGCCGGGTCACTGGAATTGACGGACGCCGCGCGGAGCAGGTCGCGGTGCGTGACGAGGCCCACCAGCTTGCCCTGCCGCAGCACCGGCAGGTGGCGGATGCGATGGAGGCGGAGCAGCTCATCCGCCTTGGCCAGGTTCTGCGTCTCCTTGAGGGTGACCACGTCACGGGTCATCAGCTCTCCAACAATCTGCATGTTCGGCTCTCCGGGTTCGTGGTTCCTCTGTCGGCGGCTCCAATTGCAGGTCCGGGGCCAACGCGCAGTCCTCCAGGGAAACGGTGTTTCCGGCTCCCAGCGCGCGCAACGCTTGCGCAGGCCACTGGTCGCCCGCAGGCTTTGCGCCAAAGCGTCCGATGCTGGCCTTTGGACACGGCCCTCCGGGCGGTTGAAGGCCACCGTGCTGTGCGCTAAGTGCTCACCTCGTCGCTAGGGGTGCCCCAGGGAGGGGCTGAGACGGCCGTCAGCAGCGGCCAACCCTTGGAACCTGAACCGGGTCATTCCGGCGGAGGGAAGCGGCCCGGGGCTCAGGCCCCTCGCCCGCCCATCCCTCCGCCGCCGAGGAGATGCGAGATGAGTGGAGCGTCCAAGAGCCTGAAGGTCGATGGGAAGGTGCTGGAGGGAATCAGCCAGGGGCCGCTGCCGGCCTCGCGCAAGGTGTACGTGTCCGGCGCGCTGCACCCGGACCTGCGTGTCCCCTTGAGGGAAATCAGCCAGACACCCACGCGCCACGGCCCCGGGCCGGACGCGAAGGTGACGTCCAACCCGGCCATCCATGTCTATGACTCCAGCGGGCCGTACACGGACCCGTCGGCGCACATCGACGTGCGCCAGGGCCTGGCCTCGGTGCGCGAGTCGTGGATTGTCGGCCGTGGCGACACGCAGGAGCTGCCGGGCATCAGCTCCGAGTACGGCCGGGCGCGCGAGGCTGACTCGCGCCTCAACGGCCTGCGCTTCTCCCACCGCCGCAAGCCGCGCGTGGCGAAGCAGGGCGCCAACGTCACCCAGTTGCATTACGCCCGCAAGGGCATCATCACCCCGGAGATGGAGTACGTGGCCATCCGGGAGAACCTGAAGGTGGAGGCCTCGCTCTCCGCGCAGCACCCTGGCCACTCGTGGGGCGCGTCCATTC comes from Pyxidicoccus parkwaysis and encodes:
- a CDS encoding CBS domain-containing protein, which encodes MQIVGELMTRDVVTLKETQNLAKADELLRLHRIRHLPVLRQGKLVGLVTHRDLLRAASVNSSDPASQPLWAADIMTRDVQTVRADTPLKDAVRMMLQHKYGCLPVVDASGGLLGILTEADLVKYAQYLIEERDRHEMAAEFGA